A DNA window from Lachancea thermotolerans CBS 6340 chromosome G complete sequence contains the following coding sequences:
- the ASG1 gene encoding Asg1p (weakly similar to uniprot|P40467 Saccharomyces cerevisiae YIL130W ASG1 Proposed transcriptional activator member of the Gal4p family of zinc cluster proteins), whose translation MSDLQNKRRRVTRACDECRKKKVKCDGQQPCIHCTVYSYECTYNQPSKRVATASASTAAAALTPPYGVSQPSRVKPHKALRDAKLQLSKYKMLFGRLFPQMPPIEQVDVASFANAFQGFVASNEEFQNATKNSHVTVPVSSASGAGSPATASATPEGSVGVDAIEGIDGSIQSHEGREIKIILPPKPVALHFIQVTWEQCCVLFRFYHRPSFIASLDELYETDPHDYTHEQMHFLPLCYAVMAVGALFSKSMQSTGTPSDTASPGKFMQDEGYKYFVAARKLIDITNARDLNSIQAIVMLFIFLQCSARLSTCYTYIGVAMRNALREGMHRNLNADTHSYNPIEIEMRKRLFYTIYKMDVYVNTMLGLPRSVSQRDFDQALPAELTDEFITKDGLHFEKQGNVLSSAGIANQHTKLIMILDNIVAELYPVKKTNNLISHDVVTQLELKLRQWLDNLPPELAPGSNDVPPKYERANQLLHLSFLQVQVILYRPFIHYLSATVPTKAADSLSIRRARNCISVARTVVKLAKKMMEKKTLTGSYWFSIYNIFFSVAGLIFYLHEVAPTDEAGELEYSEIQKDAELGKGVLLYLKDTSMAANRTYNLLNMLFEKFNSKTIKWSQVKQGEFKASAPESSQQAPIKTPPVNMDTEPSTYNLDPGNMDLLAFENPQDATLQSTSTISGVNTMNTINTSNMLMNKDFFGVNDSLEMDKFFNLSENGSLDEKAAPLQPPDIQLKEEYEVPSEQNMSESYVPGAFDQLDVQLFGRYLPPYMSQQNESPKFGS comes from the coding sequence ATGTCAGATCTGCAGAATAAGCGGCGGCGTGTAACGCGAGCGTGCGACGAGTGCcgcaagaagaaggtgAAGTGCGATGGGCAGCAGCCCTGCATCCACTGCACGGTGTACTCGTACGAGTGCACGTACAACCAGCCAAGCAAGCGGGTGGCGACGGCATCCGCATCgacggcggcggcagcgcTGACGCCTCCGTACGGAGTGAGCCAGCCGTCGCGTGTCAAGCCGCACAAGGCGCTGCGCGACGCGAAGCTGCAGCTGTCGAAGTACAAGATGTTGTTCGGACGGCTGTTCCCACAGATGCCACCTATCGAGCAGGTGGACGTGGCGAGCTTCGCCAACGCGTTCCAGGGGTTCGTCGCTTCGAACGAAGAATTCCAGAACGCCACGAAAaatagtcacgtgactgtTCCGGTGTCCTCTGCCAGCGGGGCCGGGTCGCCGGCCACCGCGAGCGCGACGCCCGAGGGTTCGGTAGGCGTCGACGCCATCGAGGGCATAGACGGGTCGATCCAGTCGCACGAGGGTCGCGAGATCAAGATCATTTTGCCGCCTAAGCCCGTGGCCCTGCACTTCATCCAGGTTACCTGGGAGCAGTGCTGCGTGCTTTTCCGGTTCTACCACCGCCCCAGCTTTATCGCGAGCCTTGATGAGCTGTACGAGACCGATCCGCACGACTACACGCACGAGCAAATGCACTTCCTGCCGTTGTGCTACGCGGTGATGGCCGTCGGGGCGCTTTTTTCCAAGTCGATGCAGAGCACCGGGACGCCTAGCGACACCGCGTCTCCGGGCAAGTTCATGCAGGACGAGGGCTACAAATACTTTGTGGCCGCGCGCAAGCTTATCGACATCACGAACGCCCGCGACCTGAACTCCATTCAGGCCATAGTTAtgcttttcattttcctgCAGTGCTCCGCCAGGCTTTCGACGTGCTACACTTACATCGGGGTGGCCATGCGCAACGCGCTGCGTGAGGGTATGCACCGTAACCTGAACGCCGACACGCACAGCTACAACCCGATCGAGATCGAGATGCGCAAACGGCTTTTCTACACCATCTACAAGATGGACGTGTACGTCAACACCATGTTGGGCTTGCCAAGGAGCGTATCCCAGCGCGACTTCGACCAGGCGCTTCCCGCAGAACTAACCGATGAATTTATTACGAAAGACGGGCTTCATTTCGAGAAGCAAGGCAATGTTTTGTCATCAGCTGGCATTGCAAACCAACACACGAAGCTTATCATGATCCTGGATAATATAGTGGCAGAGCTCTATCCAGttaaaaaaacaaacaatcTCATTTCGCACGACGTGGTCACCCAGCTCGAACTCAAGCTGAGGCAGTGGCTGGATAATCTCCCTCCGGAATTGGCCCCGGGATCAAACGATGTCCCTCCAAAATACGAGAGAGCCAACCAGCTTTTACACCTTTCCTTCCTGCAAGTTCAGGTTATCCTGTATCGGCCCTTCATACATTACCTGTCGGCAACTGTCCCTACCAAAGCTGCGGACTCTCTTTCAATCCGGCGGGCCCGCAACTGTATTTCGGTAGCCCGAACGGTTGTCAAGTTAGCTAAGAAAATGATGGAAAAAAAGACACTGACGGGTTCCTACTGGTTCAGTATTTACAACATCTTTTTCTCTGTCGCAGGCCTTATTTTCTATCTACATGAAGTGGCCCCCACAGACGAAGCTGGCGAGCTCGAGTATAGTGAGATCCAGAAAGATGCAGAACTGGGCAAGGGTGTTTTGCTGTATTTGAAGGACACCAGCATGGCCGCCAACCGGACCTACAACTTGTTAAACATGCTATTCGAAAAGTTCAATTCTAAAACTATCAAGTGGAGTCAGGTCAAGCAAGGCGAATTCAAAGCCTCAGCTCCTGAAAGTTCCCAACAAGCGCCTATCAAAACTCCTCCAGTAAACATGGATACGGAGCCTAGTACTTACAATTTGGACCCCGGGAACATGGACTTGCTAGCCTTCGAAAACCCTCAGGATGCTACTTTACAGTCAACTTCTACGATATCTGGAGTCAACACCATGAACACCATCAATACTTCCAATATGTTGATGAACAAAGACTTTTTTGGAGTGAACGACTCACTTGAGATGGAcaagtttttcaatttGAGCGAAAACGGGTCGCTGGACGAAAAAGCAGCCCCGCTACAGCCGCCCGATATTCAGTTGAAGGAAGAATACGAAGTGCCGTCTGAGCAAAACATGTCCGAAAGTTACGTTCCTGGAGCCTTTGACCAGCTAGATGTTCAACTGTTTGGCCGGTACCTTCCGCCCTACATGTCACAGCAAAATGAATCGCCCAAGTTTGGCTCTTAA
- a CDS encoding KLTH0G09086p (similar to uniprot|P41813 Saccharomyces cerevisiae YNL068C FKH2 Transcription factor of the forkhead family that regulates the cell cycle and pseudohyphal growth also involved in chromatin silencing at HML and HMR potential Cdc28p substrate) — protein MSAHKGQPLGNPQQNQDLVNAVISVLGTPEQPTTVASVFSNERNLATEVQAYAKIAGRDWTFYVKHLVITIGRNTDPQDHTVDIDLGPAKVVSRKHATIKYNLAEGFWELQVQGRNGAKVDFQRVSAGPQADPVQLQSGSILDIGGTQMMFILPDRSPYVEQRALDHLAPKLNAAFGNATGNPNPLLQDALRDASQPKNAVKAFRMYNSYENPYAPSAVSSYNAPQMGAGYGSIMDPGLLAANDIASDLSRDENKNVKPPFSYATMITQAILSNPEGVLSLADIYKYISSNYAYYRYIKTGWQNSIRHNLSLNKAFEKVPRKPNEPGKGMKWRISKDYQKDFLDKWQSGKISKVRRGSSVARQLQLHMTKFNSLPIQDTSSESPAQPPLSDQQEQEQQQEQQQQHESQQERQHQQHQHQQQQQQQQQHLQQQHLQQQQLQHQQQQQQLQQQHQQQFQQQQFHQKQFRPQQLPHLQQLHTSSDQLPDQSQRQNLQKLQQSAPASQFYGTLQPNVPLPPTSSLSPLVPQRPSSPQMQPPISIPSRQPTSTYPTLPRPTTRTHNSVTSGSSLPGSAARISPTQDTLLRSPTKPFHITAMEAYTPERGSSHVNRSPTGSNSQQNADSRLSTRQASQTAQSSPGVWNLLQFSSVNNTPAGFRAMEEAAQANNMGDGPRPLQTGPQMGRATQDNPNLPTLHINGSAAETDKMRAQHDMGGNSISGKGNSSAEYVSSPIKNHNRDDAPGSKELMLDREGAKISVVDERT, from the exons ATGAGCGCCCACAAGGGCCAACCGCTGGGTAACCCGCAGCAGAATCAG GATCTCGTTAACGCAGTAATCTCGGTGCTGGGCACGCCGGAACAGCCCACCACGGTGGCCAGCGTCTTCTCGAACGAGCGCAACCTGGCTACCGAGGTCCAGGCGTACGCCAAGATCGCGGGCCGCGACTGGACCTTCTACGTCAAGCACCTGGTGATCACCATCGGGCGTAACACGGACCCGCAGGACCACACCGTGGACATCGACCTGGGCCCCGCCAAGGTCGTGTCGCGAAAACATGCCACCATCAAGTACAACCTAGCCGAGGGCTTCTGGGAGTTGCAGGTGCAGGGCCGCAATGGTGCGAAAGTGGACTTTCAGCGTGTCAGCGCCGGACCGCAGGCCGATCCAGTGCAGCTGCAGTCGGGCTCCATTTTGGACATCGGGGGCACTCAGATGATGTTCATCCTGCCGGACCGCAGCCCCTACGTGGAGCAAAGGGCGCTCGACCATCTGGCGCCGAAACTTAACGCTGCATTTGGAAACGCTACTGGCAACCCCAATCCCCTGCTGCAGGACGCGCTGCGGGACGCATCGCAACCCAAAAACGCCGTCAAGGCCTTCCGCATGTACAACTCGTATGAGAATCCCTACGCGCCTTCCGCGGTATCTTCTTACAACGCTCCGCAGATGGGCGCCGGCTACGGTTCGATAATGGACCCTGGTCTGCTGGCGGCTAACGACATCGCGTCGGACTTGTCTCGtgacgaaaacaaaaatgtcaaGCCCCCATTCTCCTACGCCACCATGATCACACAAGCCATTCTGTCCAATCCGGAGGGTGTACTATCGCTTGCCGATATCTACAAGTACATCTCATCCAACTACGCGTACTACCGGTACATCAAGACGGGCTGGCAAAATTCCATTCGCCACAACCTTTCACTAAATAAGGCCTTTGAGAAAGTGCCCCGAAAACCTAATGAACCAGGAAAGGGCATGAAATGGCGCATCAGTAAAGACTATCAGAAGGACTTTTTGGATAAGTGGCAATCCGGGAAGATATCAAAGGTAAGAAGGGGATCGTCAGTTGCAAggcagctgcagcttcacATGACAAAGTTCAATAGCCTGCCTATTCAGGATACATCGTCTGAGTCTCCAGCACAGCCTCCCCTGAGCGACcagcaggagcaggagcagcagcaggagcagcagcagcagcatgaGTCTCAACAGGAGCGTCAGCACcaacagcaccagcaccaacaacagcagcagcagcagcagcagcaccttcaacagcagcacctccagcaacagcaactcCAAcaccagcaacagcagcagcagctccagcagcagcaccaacaacagtttcagcagcagcaattCCATCAGAAGCAGTTTAGGCCCCAGCAACTGCCGCACCTGCAGCAACTGCACACTTCTTCAGATCAGCTCCCTGATCAGTCTCAGCGACAAAACCTCCAAAAGCTCCAGCAGTCGGCGCCGGCATCCCAATTCTACGGCACGCTGCAGCCTAATGTGCCGCTCCCCCCAACGTCTTCGCTTTCACCTTTAGTGCCTCAGAGACCCTCTTCACCCCAGATGCAACCACCCATAAGTATTCCTTCGAGGCAACCAACCTCCACATATCCTACGCTACCCAGACCCACGACACGCACCCACAACTCTGTAACGAGCGGGAGCAGTCTCCCCGGGTCCGCTGCCAGAATATCACCCACGCAGGACACGCTTCTGAGATCCCCAACTAAGCCTTTCCACATCACTGCAATGGAGGCTTATACACCTGAGCGGGGAAGCTCCCACGTTAATAGATCACCGACCGGCTCAAACTCCCAGCAAAATGCAGATTCTAGGCTTTCCACAAGACAAGCTTCGCAGACGGCACAAAGTTCACCTGGTGTGTGGAATTTGCTGCAATTTAGTTCTGTAAACAACACGCCTGCGGGATTCCGGGCCATGGAGGAGGCTGCACAGGCGAACAATATGGGAGATGGGCCAAGGCCCCTGCAGACGGGACCACAAATGGGAAGGGCTACGCAGGACAATCCTAACTTACCGACTCTCCACATTAATGGTTCCGCAGCTGAAACAGATAAGATGAGGGCACAACATGATATGGGAGGCAACAGCATAAGCGGCAAAGGCAACAGCAGTGCTGAATACGTGTCTTCGCCCATCAAAAACCATAACCGGGACGATGCCCCGGGGTCAAAAGAGCTTATGCTGGACCGTGAGGGCGCCAAAATCAGTGTTGTTGACGAGCGGACCTAA